A single region of the Panthera tigris isolate Pti1 chromosome B1, P.tigris_Pti1_mat1.1, whole genome shotgun sequence genome encodes:
- the XKR5 gene encoding XK-related protein 5, translated as MHAGALGLSALLQAAEESARLCSVVYYFITGQPLWGWLALSVLLPGFLVQGLSYLWFRADGHQGHCLLVMLHLLQLGVWKRHWDAASTALQKEREASSRGQLLLQEADLSALRLLEALLQTGPHLLLQTHVFLASDFTDVVPGVSALCSWSALSWALVCYACFMGFVKPGHVFTPWAALLCQQLWRMGMVGARVLSLVLFFGAHRVWVLVFGGAHWLVMTFWLVAQQSDIIDSTCHWRLFNLLVGAAYILCYLNFWDSPSRNRMAMFYTIMLLENIILLLLATDFLQGASRTSLWTIAGVLSGFLIGSISLVTYYSLLHPKSTDIWQGFVTEVRGTAVVDRAERESSPRASAAAGERPGNPGDSCELTHLGRAPSPQWGPPEAGLESQIVQEDSFLGHHHWLLVKLALKTGSVSKINAAFRKDGPGFFGPPEWGLSQHHNHQMTPRFSQKELASSPHDPLSSDKGCEPQVVWKAEANLLDTSSYVSLASDNPDEAPGRRWSAAPREGSPREGAKAVSPLQGRGAGDQRGGAGQESATLYFSATAEGATSPQREAGQATLQTPLSWRSSEPSPRPATRPFPATMASISPILGPGRTGSFRPSTGLPSRALGGSEHGGQQEPMGDPNLPTIAGTRMALPEVRLRPADEPCLTSTPKCEPAHGDCGGRARPRTMPSFSM; from the exons ATGCACGCGGGGGCCTTGGGGCTCTCGGCCCTGCTGCAGGCGGCCGAGGAGAGCGCGC GCCTCTGCTCCGTGGTTTACTACTTCATCACGGGACAGCCCCTCTGGGGGTGGCTGGCCCTTTCTGTGCTGCTGCCTGGCTTCTTGGTCCAGGGCCTGAGCTATCTGTGGTTCCGAGCAGATGGACATCAAGGTCATTGCTTGTTGGTCATGCTACACCTCCTTCAGCTTGGCGTGTGGAAGCG GCACTGGGACGCCGCGTCCACTGCTCTACAGAAGGAGCGGGAAGCCTCCAGCCGAGGCCAGCTGCTGCTGCAGGAGGCCGACCTGTCCGCCCTCCGCCTCCTGGAAGCCCTCCTGCAGACCGGGCCCCACCTGCTCCTCCAGACGCATGTTTTCCTCGCCTCGGACTTCACAGATGTTGTGCCAG GCGTGAGCGCCCTGTGCTCCTGGTCCGCGCTGTCCTGGGCCCTGGTGTGCTATGCCTGCTTCATGGGCTTCGTGAAGCCGGGCCACGTCTTCACACCATGGGCCGCCCTGCTCTGCCAGCAGCTCTGGAGGATGGGCATGGTGGGAGCCCGCGTCCTGAGTCTGGTTCTCTTCTTCGGAGCGCACCGCGTCTGGGTTTTAGTGTTTGGAG gtgcCCACTGGCTGGTGATGACCTTCTGGCTTGTGGCACAGCAGAGTGACATCATCGACAGCACCTGCCATTGGAGACTGTTCAACCTGCTCGTGGGGGCCGCGTACATCCTCTGCTACCTCAACTTCTGGGACAGCCCTTCCAGAAACCGGATGGCCATGTTCTATACG ATTATGCTGCTGGAGAACATCATCCTTTTGCTGTTGGCCACTGACTTTCTCCAGGGGGCCTCCCGGACCAGCCTGTGGACCATAGCTGGCGTCTTGTCTGGATTTCTGATTG gcAGTATCTCGCTGGTAACTTATTACAGCCTGCTACACCCTAAGTCCACAGACATCTGGCAGGGCTTTGTGACAGAGGTCCGTGGCACTGCAGTGGTTgatagagcagagagagaatcttctcCCCGGGCCTCGGCCGCAGCTGGAGAGAGGCCAGGGAACCCAGGGGACAGTTGTGAGTTAACACATCTGGGTAGGGCCCCTAGCCCACAGTGGGGACCCCCAGAGGCTGGGCTGGAAAGCCAGATCGTTCAGGAAGATTCCTTCCTCGGTCACCATCACTGGCTGTTGGTGAAACTTGCCCTCAAAACAGGAAGTGTGTCTAAGATCAACGCAGCCTTCAGAAAAGACGGTCCTGGCTTCTTCGGTCCCCCTGAGTGGGGGCTGAGCCAACACCACAACCATCAGATGACGCCCAGGTTTTCCCAGAAGGAGCTCGCATCGTCACCCCACGACCCCCTCTCCTCAGACAAGGGCTGTGAGCCTCAAGTTGTCTGGAAAGCAGAGGCCAACCTGCTGGACACCTCAAGCTACGTCTCTTTGGCCAGCGACAATCCAGACGAAGCTCCTGGCCGGCGGTGGTCAGCTGCACCCAGGGAGGGCAGCCCCAGGGAAGGAGCCAAGGCAGTTTCTCCGCTGCAGGGCAGGGGTGCAGGTgaccagagaggaggggcaggacagGAGAGCGCCACCCTGTACTTTAGTGCCACGGCCGAGGGGGCCACATCCCCACAGCGGGAAGCCGGGCAGGCGACTTTGCAGACACCCCTGTCTTGGAGGAGTTCGGAGCCCTCCCCTCGGCCGGCCACTCGGCCCTTCCCTGCCACCATGGCCAGCATTAGCCCGATCCTGGGCCCGGGCCGCACCGGCAGCTTCCGCCCCAGCACAGGCTTGCCCAGCAGAGCCCTGGGCGGCTCAGAGCATGGGGGACAGCAGGAGCCCATGGGGGACCCGAATCTTCCCACCATTGCGGGGACACGGATGGCATTACCAGAGGTGAGGCTGAGGCCCGCAGACGAGCCTTGCCTCACATCCACCCCCAAGTGTGAGCCTGCCCACGGGGACTGCGGCGGGAGGGCCCGGCCGAGGACCATGCCAAGTTTCTCCATGTGA